ccagagggagaatccgccGGTCTTCAAAGGAAAGCATGACCCTGATGGCGCATTGGAGTggttgaaggagattgagaggatcttCCGTGTGATGGACTGCACTCAGGCATAGAAGGTTCGGTATGGAACTCATATGCTGGCAGTCGAAGcagatgattggtggctagagactcgCCAGAGATTGGAAGTTGCTGGTGAAGAGATTACTTGGGTTGTGTTCCGCAgagagtttttgaggaagtattgtCCTGAAGATGTTCGTGGTAAGAAGGAGATTGAGTTCCTTGAGCTGAAACAGGGGAATATGTCAGAGAcagagtatgctgcaaagttcactgagttggctaagttttacccGTACTATGAAGGAGCAGGTGCTGTAttttcaaagtgcatcaagtttgagaatggattGCGCTCTGAGATCAAGAAAGATGTTGGGTACCAAAATATTCGTGTCTTTGTTGATTTGGTTGATAGTTGTCGGATCTATGAGGAGGATAGTAAGGCTCACTACAAGATCATGAGTGAGAGAAGAGGTAAGCAACATCAGAACCGTGGGAAGCCTTACAACCCCCCAGCTGATAAGGGAAAGCATAACGCAGTTGATgccaagaagccaagtgggggaggagcttctaccTCGGTCCAATGCTATAGGTGTGGTGTGATTGGTCATCGTGCCAATGAGTGTCCTAGTGTTGAAAAGAAATGTTACAAGTGTGGAAAAACGGGACATCTCCTGGCTGACTGTAAGAGTAATaccgtgacttgctacaactgtggggAGGAAGGCCATATTAGCACTAATTGTCAAAAACCTAAGAAGGCTAAGTTCGGAGGAAAAGTCTTTGCTTTGACT
The Vicia villosa cultivar HV-30 ecotype Madison, WI linkage group LG6, Vvil1.0, whole genome shotgun sequence genome window above contains:
- the LOC131613447 gene encoding uncharacterized protein LOC131613447 gives rise to the protein MLAVEADDWWLETRQRLEVAGEEITWVVFRREFLRKYCPEDVRGKKEIEFLELKQGNMSETEYAAKFTELAKFYPYYEGAGAVFSKCIKFENGLRSEIKKDVGYQNIRVFVDLVDSCRIYEEDSKAHYKIMSERRGKQHQNRGKPYNPPADKGKHNAVDAKKPSGGGASTSVQCYRCGVIGHRANECPSVEKKCYKCGKTGHLLADCKSNTVTCYNCGEEGHISTNCQKPKKAKFGGKVFALTGSETNQQG